A genome region from Microplitis demolitor isolate Queensland-Clemson2020A chromosome 1, iyMicDemo2.1a, whole genome shotgun sequence includes the following:
- the LOC103580163 gene encoding prion-like-(Q/N-rich) domain-bearing protein 25 encodes MSAGTKFLILILIVQFACSIVFGNHENPDQCAHSSDVCIPYLIQPCCERSDICQKGVTQNIFFCMEADILGKSCENDLDCYRISNAICSKEDICVCKSNYVPDENNSTCLPLLGERCELFEKCGSYNSLCKHNRCECYAFYEENDGQCQPRYLGQSCRIDKDCWRIKYAVCSEDSKCTCLPQFVRTDQSTCRPLLNGFCDNSEECLTNNSSCIDNHCQCVGDFAAQSYDRCLPTHLYRSCNYDFDCYKIWGAECFDKKCVCQNNYISLNETTCSLPIGGICTIDEECLVENSICIDKKCQCRPYYDSISKNECKPALILIPCFAKSTDTNIHGCKYNSDTCNPYLAKPCCEKSDVCQRGITKMTFYCMEADVLGRSCDIDRDCYKISHAICSKKKCVCKSNYVPRENDSICLPLLGENCESYEKCWPNNSICVDHQCECIASYEQVNGQCRPS; translated from the exons ATGTCAGCTGGTACCAAGTTTTTGATTCTGATTTTGATAGTTCAATTTGCATGTTCCATCGTTTTTGGAAATCACGAAAACCCAGATCAGTGTGCACATAGTAGTGATGTT TGTATTCCATATTTGATTCAGCCATGCTGTGAAAGAAGCGACATATGTCAAAAAGGAGTGACacaaaacatatttttttgcatgGAAGCAG ATATATTAGGAAAGTCTTGTGAAAATGATCTTGATTGTTACAGAATTAGCAACGCAATATGTTCAAAAGAAGATATATGCGTTTGTAAATCAAACTATGTTCCGGATGAGAACAATTCAACATGTTTACCGTTATTAGGAGAACGTTGTGAGCTCTTTGAAAAGTGTGGCTCTTATAATTCCCTATGTAAACATAATCGATGCGAATGTTATGCATTCTATGAAGAAAACGATGGTCAATGTCAACCGA gatATTTGGGACAATCATGCAGAATAGATAAAGATTGCTGGAGAATAAAGTACGCTGTATGTTCTGAAGATAGTAAATGTACTTGCCTACCCCAATTCGTTAGGACAGACCAGTCAACGTGTCGACCACTTCTAAATGGATTTTGTGACAACAGTGAAGAATGTCTTACAAATAATTCTAGTTGTATTGATAATCATTGTCAATGCGTGGGTGACTTTGCAGCGCAATCTTATGATCGCTGTTTACCAA cgCATTTGTATAGGTCTTGTAATTATGATTtcgattgttataaaatatggGGGGCTGAATGTTTTGATAAGAAGTGTGTCtgtcaaaataattacatttctcTTAATGAAACAACTTGTTCTTTACCTATCGGTGGAATCTGTACCATAGATGAAGAATGCCTAGTCGAAAATTCGAtttgtattgataaaaaatgtcaatgtaGACCTTACTATGACTCAATATCTAAAAATGAATGTAAACCAG cACTGATTTTGATTCCTTGTTTTGCAAAATCAACTGACACAAATATACATGGCTGTAAATACAATAGCGATACT TGTAATCCATATTTGGCAAAACCATGCTGTGAAAAAAGCGACGTATGTCAACGGGGAATAACAAAGATGACATTTTATTGCATGGAAGCAG ATGTATTAGGTAGGTCTTGTGACATCGATCGGGATTGTTACAAAATAAGCCACGCCatatgttcaaaaaaaaaatgtgtttgtAAATCAAATTATGTTCCACGTGAAAACGATTCAATATGTTTGCCTTTATTGGGAGAAAATTGTGAGTCATATGAAAAGTGTTGGCCTAATAATTCTATTTGTGTGGATCATCAATGTGAATGCATCGCTTCCTATGAGCAAGTTAATGGTCAATGCCGACCGAGTTAG